The Deltaproteobacteria bacterium genome has a segment encoding these proteins:
- the ispF gene encoding 2-C-methyl-D-erythritol 2,4-cyclodiphosphate synthase, with product MFRIGFGYDVHRLVEGRPLILGGVEIPHSLGLDGHSDADVLTHALIDAIIGAMGAGDIGQHFPDTDPVYKGVSSLLLLKTATDLMHGEGFRLNNLDATIVAQAPRLAPYLNTMRRQFSGILAVSTDRVNIKATTSERLGFCGKGQGMEAFAVVSLIKDQNDQGPGERPLKNSEGAEE from the coding sequence GTGTTTCGCATCGGTTTCGGTTATGATGTACACCGCCTGGTTGAAGGCCGGCCCCTGATATTAGGGGGGGTGGAAATCCCCCATTCGCTGGGCCTGGACGGCCATTCGGATGCAGATGTCCTGACCCATGCCCTTATCGATGCCATCATCGGTGCGATGGGGGCCGGAGATATCGGACAGCATTTCCCGGACACCGACCCTGTTTACAAGGGGGTTTCCAGCCTTCTGCTGCTGAAAACAGCGACCGATCTGATGCACGGGGAAGGCTTTCGGCTGAATAATCTGGACGCCACCATAGTTGCACAGGCCCCCAGGCTGGCCCCCTATCTCAACACCATGCGGAGACAATTCTCCGGGATACTGGCGGTCTCCACTGACCGGGTCAATATCAAGGCCACCACTTCCGAGCGCCTCGGCTTCTGCGGCAAAGGTCAAGGCATGGAGGCATTTGCAGTGGTCAGTCTCATTAAAGATCAAAATGACCAAGGCCCAGGCGAACGTCCCCTCAAAAATTCAGAAGGAGCTGAGGAATGA
- a CDS encoding DUF177 domain-containing protein → MIIRLKEILQAPRHIDLSFGSNWWRMEDSGDPVLDLDGPLEVHLTIFKEGGHYVVDGSLSGKIRVRCDRCLEVYSREVQSDFRLLLASPLPEPIGSEIVLSEEDMSVDFSADDAIEIDHLVREQLYLTLPIKFLCQERCRGLCPVCGINLNQEECTCRTKRGHPAFLKLKELELNRD, encoded by the coding sequence ATGATTATTCGTTTAAAAGAGATACTGCAGGCGCCCCGTCACATTGACCTCAGTTTTGGATCGAACTGGTGGCGGATGGAGGATTCCGGTGACCCGGTCCTGGATCTTGACGGGCCTTTGGAGGTTCATCTGACGATTTTCAAGGAAGGAGGCCACTATGTTGTGGACGGCAGCCTTTCAGGTAAAATCCGAGTAAGGTGCGACAGATGTCTGGAAGTCTATTCCCGTGAAGTTCAGTCTGATTTCAGACTCCTTCTTGCGTCTCCGCTCCCTGAACCGATCGGCAGCGAGATTGTGCTCTCGGAAGAAGATATGTCGGTCGACTTCTCAGCTGATGATGCAATTGAGATAGATCACCTTGTCAGAGAACAACTCTATCTCACCTTGCCGATAAAATTTCTGTGCCAGGAGCGTTGCCGAGGGCTTTGCCCCGTGTGTGGGATAAACCTGAATCAGGAAGAATGCACATGCCGGACGAAAAGGGGGCATCCGGCATTTTTGAAGTTAAAGGAACTGGAATTGAACAGAGATTAA
- the lspA gene encoding signal peptidase II, protein MPERFRRNYTLMIGPALGVVILDQITKAMITGALKVHESIPLIQGFFNLVHVRNRGMAFGLMSRSHADAAFWFLVGASCVAIGLLLFWFFRLKGDDTRMTPGLSLILGGAIGNLIDRIRFREVVDFLDVFWGPYHWPAFNVADAAITIGTIWVAITIISRPSSAD, encoded by the coding sequence ATGCCGGAACGTTTTAGAAGAAATTACACCTTGATGATCGGTCCCGCCCTTGGCGTGGTCATCCTGGATCAGATAACAAAGGCAATGATTACCGGTGCCTTGAAGGTTCACGAGTCGATACCTCTGATACAGGGTTTCTTTAATCTGGTCCACGTCAGAAACCGGGGCATGGCCTTCGGGCTTATGAGCAGGTCCCATGCGGATGCGGCCTTCTGGTTTCTGGTGGGGGCCAGTTGCGTCGCCATCGGGCTGTTGCTTTTCTGGTTTTTCCGCCTCAAAGGTGACGATACCCGGATGACGCCGGGACTTTCACTGATCCTGGGCGGTGCCATCGGGAACCTGATCGATCGGATTCGGTTCCGAGAAGTGGTGGATTTTCTCGATGTTTTCTGGGGCCCCTACCACTGGCCCGCATTCAACGTGGCGGACGCGGCCATCACCATCGGCACCATCTGGGTGGCCATCACGATAATTTCCCGGCCGTCATCCGCGGATTGA
- the selA gene encoding L-seryl-tRNA(Sec) selenium transferase, giving the protein MTTDKQLLFRQIPGVDQLLIHPAVQRALTSHPKALVLKAIHQVLDLLRTDIKEGRISETAGGLDVESVSFRVIKTLTVISRPSLRRVINATGVIVHTNLGRSILPEKVIEKFQSIAGGYSNLEYDLARGQRGSRYVHVEEILKELTGAEAAMVVNNNAGAVLIALETMARGREVVVSRGQLVEIGGSFRIPDVMRKSGARMVEVGTTNKTHLRDYAEVIGPETALLLKVHTSNFQVVGFTSDVPLSELVHLGDRHGVPVMEDLGSGCLIDFSTYGLIKEPTVQEALAQGAGLVTFSGDKLLGGPQAGIILGQRALVEAIRKNPLNRALRIDKLTLLALEEILRLYRDPQRVIENIPTLRMISQGYDSLAAKAERLYALVNSCGSDRFSIELADGASKVGGGALPLQELKSRLLCLIPGTLSSHQMELWLRSYDPPVIARLERDRVMLDIRTIQEGDFKVVVGAIRELSGPGQPEKGA; this is encoded by the coding sequence ATGACTACAGACAAGCAGCTGTTATTCAGGCAGATACCCGGCGTAGACCAATTACTGATCCATCCGGCCGTTCAAAGGGCGCTGACGTCCCATCCAAAGGCACTCGTCCTGAAGGCCATCCATCAGGTGCTTGACCTGCTTCGAACAGACATCAAGGAAGGAAGAATTTCAGAAACAGCGGGCGGACTGGATGTTGAATCGGTCTCCTTCCGAGTGATCAAAACCCTGACAGTGATATCCAGACCCAGTCTCAGAAGGGTCATCAATGCCACCGGCGTTATCGTTCATACCAACCTGGGCCGGTCCATCCTCCCTGAAAAGGTGATCGAGAAATTCCAGTCCATTGCCGGCGGGTACAGCAATCTTGAGTATGACCTGGCCCGGGGTCAACGGGGGAGCCGGTATGTGCACGTTGAGGAGATCCTTAAGGAGTTGACCGGGGCGGAAGCCGCCATGGTGGTCAACAACAATGCGGGGGCCGTGCTAATCGCCCTGGAAACCATGGCCAGAGGCCGCGAGGTGGTGGTGTCTCGCGGACAGTTGGTGGAGATAGGCGGGTCGTTCCGTATCCCGGACGTCATGCGCAAGAGCGGGGCACGGATGGTGGAGGTGGGGACCACCAACAAGACCCATCTTAGGGATTATGCAGAGGTTATCGGCCCTGAGACGGCGCTCCTGCTCAAGGTCCACACCAGTAATTTTCAGGTGGTGGGGTTTACCTCCGACGTCCCCCTTTCTGAGCTCGTTCACCTGGGAGATCGGCACGGGGTGCCGGTTATGGAAGATCTGGGGAGCGGGTGTCTGATCGATTTCTCCACCTATGGCTTGATCAAGGAACCCACCGTACAGGAGGCATTGGCGCAGGGGGCCGGTCTGGTCACCTTCAGCGGCGATAAACTGCTGGGCGGTCCTCAGGCAGGGATTATCCTGGGACAGAGGGCCCTGGTGGAGGCGATCCGCAAGAATCCACTGAACCGGGCCCTTCGAATCGACAAATTGACGCTTTTGGCCCTGGAAGAAATCCTCAGGCTCTACAGGGACCCGCAAAGGGTTATAGAGAATATTCCAACCCTCCGAATGATATCTCAGGGATATGATTCCCTGGCGGCAAAGGCCGAGCGTCTGTACGCCCTGGTCAATTCCTGTGGGAGCGATCGCTTTTCCATAGAGTTGGCAGATGGGGCCTCAAAAGTCGGTGGGGGGGCCCTCCCCCTTCAGGAATTAAAGAGCCGGCTCCTCTGCCTGATTCCGGGGACCCTCTCCTCCCATCAGATGGAACTCTGGCTCAGGTCCTATGACCCCCCTGTGATTGCCAGGCTGGAGAGAGACAGGGTGATGCTCGACATAAGGACCATTCAGGAAGGCGATTTCAAGGTGGTTGTGGGGGCCATTCGAGAGCTCAGCGGACCGGGTCAACCGGAGAAAGGGGCCTGA
- the lgt gene encoding prolipoprotein diacylglyceryl transferase — MFPDLFSIGPFSLHTYGLFVATGFLVGLMVAIKIGKSEGIPPQQTTDIGFLMIVAAIAGSRIMYVLMNLSYYMERPTDIFKMWQGGLVFSGGIVCVVLAVVWYTRRHQLSFWKMTDMWAPAMAIGQAIGRIGCFMAGCCYGKPTGSSCGVVFTDPHSLAPLNIPLHPTQLYSSAGNFIIFVILLLLHRKKTFDGQVFLWLLVLHSTARLFVERFRGDDRGMLLGSGMTITQLVTLVILIAAIVTLFIFKRRGAGN; from the coding sequence ATGTTTCCAGATCTTTTTTCCATAGGTCCGTTTAGCCTCCATACTTACGGCCTTTTTGTGGCCACCGGCTTTCTGGTCGGTCTCATGGTGGCCATCAAGATCGGAAAGTCCGAAGGGATACCGCCGCAGCAGACCACGGATATCGGTTTTCTGATGATCGTGGCCGCCATCGCTGGATCCAGGATCATGTATGTCCTCATGAATCTCTCTTATTATATGGAACGGCCAACGGATATTTTCAAGATGTGGCAGGGAGGGCTTGTTTTTTCAGGGGGGATTGTCTGTGTGGTATTGGCGGTTGTGTGGTATACCAGGAGGCATCAGCTTTCATTCTGGAAAATGACCGATATGTGGGCGCCTGCAATGGCCATCGGTCAGGCCATCGGCCGAATCGGCTGCTTTATGGCCGGATGCTGCTATGGTAAACCCACAGGGTCCAGTTGCGGGGTGGTGTTTACAGACCCCCATTCGCTGGCGCCCTTGAACATCCCCCTCCATCCGACGCAGCTCTACTCCTCTGCCGGCAATTTCATTATTTTTGTTATCCTTCTATTGCTTCACCGCAAAAAGACCTTCGACGGACAGGTCTTTCTCTGGCTCCTGGTGCTGCACAGCACGGCACGCCTTTTTGTGGAGCGTTTCAGGGGGGATGACCGGGGAATGCTGCTGGGAAGCGGCATGACCATCACCCAACTGGTCACGCTGGTGATCCTCATTGCCGCCATCGTGACGCTCTTCATCTTCAAGCGGCGGGGGGCCGGGAATTAA
- a CDS encoding zinc ribbon domain-containing protein, translated as MPIYEYKCAKCNEEFETIVLGDDAHVTCPRCNGEDVKRLMSACGFKSSGSFTPSSGSSGCSGCSSTNCSTCH; from the coding sequence ATGCCTATTTATGAATATAAATGTGCCAAGTGCAACGAAGAGTTCGAGACCATCGTTCTGGGGGATGATGCGCACGTGACGTGTCCCCGCTGCAATGGAGAGGATGTAAAGCGTCTCATGTCCGCCTGCGGCTTCAAGAGCAGCGGCAGTTTTACCCCCTCCTCAGGGTCTTCCGGTTGTTCAGGCTGCTCCAGCACCAACTGCAGCACGTGTCATTGA
- a CDS encoding D-sedoheptulose 7-phosphate isomerase, with protein sequence MEQIIQDIVQSCMETGEKFVLENRSAIVGVAERIASAFLRDRKLLICGNGGSAADAQHMAAEFVNRFHLERPPLPALALTTDTSVITSIGNDYSFDEVFSKQVKALGMKGDILLAISTSGASRNIISAVETAKRQGIYTVGLLGCNGGNLLEMVDTALAANCDVTARVQEAHLLTEHIICHLVDYILFQKHLESDS encoded by the coding sequence ATGGAGCAGATCATTCAGGACATCGTGCAGAGCTGTATGGAAACCGGTGAAAAGTTTGTCCTCGAGAACAGATCGGCGATTGTCGGCGTGGCTGAAAGGATCGCCTCGGCCTTCCTGAGGGACCGTAAGCTGCTGATCTGCGGAAACGGTGGAAGCGCCGCCGATGCCCAGCACATGGCAGCGGAATTCGTCAACCGGTTTCACCTGGAGCGCCCCCCTCTCCCTGCACTGGCTTTGACAACAGACACCTCCGTGATTACCAGTATTGGAAATGATTATTCTTTTGACGAGGTTTTTTCCAAACAGGTAAAGGCCCTCGGCATGAAAGGGGATATCCTCCTGGCCATCAGCACCAGCGGAGCGTCCAGAAACATCATTTCAGCCGTTGAGACCGCAAAAAGGCAGGGGATTTACACGGTGGGACTTCTGGGATGTAATGGCGGGAACCTCTTGGAAATGGTTGACACGGCCCTTGCTGCAAATTGTGATGTAACCGCCCGTGTTCAGGAGGCCCATCTCCTGACAGAGCATATCATCTGTCACCTTGTGGATTACATCCTTTTTCAGAAACACCTGGAGAGCGATTCGTAA
- the gltX gene encoding glutamate--tRNA ligase has product MSNTNVVTRFPPSPTGYLHIGGARTALFNWLFARQRGGKFILRIEDTDEQRSTEEATTAILESMEWLGLDWDEGPYFQSRRYHIYNEVIDRLLEKGEAYHCHCSPETLDRQREEARKKGLKPKYNGTCRDLGLCPAQGSVVRLKTPHAGITQFNDLVKGPIRFNNEELDDLVIRRSNGSPTYHLAVVADDISLGMTHIIRGDDHVNNTPRQILIYKALEEPIPQYAHLPMILGPDRTRLSKRHGAMSVLAYREMGYLPHALLNGLARLGWSHGDQEKFSMEELIEKFSLDHVGKAAGVFNAEKLLDLNAWHIRESSDRFLAERLRPFLEKEGFQGLDIEKIAAVASILKVRSKTLVDMVEGARFCLSDDIDYEKKGDNKFLKQDVVDLFESLCGRIEVLSHFDRKGIETLFAEFLAAEQVPLKKLAQPLRVALTGRTASPGIFEVMEVLGKNKVIERIKKAVVHIKAKKEG; this is encoded by the coding sequence ATGTCAAATACGAACGTGGTGACCCGGTTTCCACCCAGCCCCACCGGCTATCTTCATATCGGGGGGGCCCGGACGGCCCTGTTCAACTGGCTTTTTGCCCGGCAGCGGGGTGGGAAATTCATCCTGCGGATTGAAGACACCGATGAACAGAGATCAACAGAAGAGGCCACAACCGCTATTCTGGAGTCGATGGAGTGGCTCGGCCTTGACTGGGATGAAGGACCGTATTTCCAGTCCCGCAGATACCATATCTATAACGAGGTGATTGATCGCCTTCTTGAGAAAGGCGAGGCCTACCACTGTCATTGTTCACCTGAAACCCTGGATCGACAACGGGAGGAGGCCAGAAAAAAAGGACTCAAACCCAAATACAACGGCACCTGCCGGGACCTGGGTCTCTGCCCGGCCCAGGGATCGGTCGTCAGGCTCAAGACCCCACACGCAGGGATCACGCAGTTCAATGATCTGGTAAAAGGTCCGATTCGCTTCAATAACGAGGAACTTGACGACCTCGTCATCCGCAGATCGAACGGAAGCCCCACCTATCACCTTGCGGTGGTGGCCGACGACATCAGCCTCGGGATGACCCATATCATCAGAGGAGATGACCACGTCAACAACACCCCGCGCCAGATATTGATCTACAAGGCCCTTGAAGAACCGATTCCCCAATACGCGCATCTGCCGATGATCCTTGGGCCTGACCGAACCAGGCTCAGCAAACGACACGGGGCCATGTCGGTCCTGGCGTATCGGGAGATGGGGTACCTCCCCCATGCGCTCCTGAATGGACTGGCCAGATTGGGATGGTCCCATGGGGATCAGGAGAAATTCTCCATGGAAGAATTGATAGAAAAATTCTCACTGGACCACGTGGGCAAGGCTGCAGGGGTCTTCAATGCAGAAAAACTCTTGGACCTCAATGCCTGGCATATCCGGGAGTCTTCAGACCGGTTCCTGGCAGAACGCCTGAGGCCTTTTCTGGAAAAAGAGGGGTTCCAGGGTCTCGATATTGAGAAAATCGCCGCTGTCGCTTCTATACTCAAGGTTCGGAGTAAGACCTTGGTCGACATGGTTGAAGGCGCCCGTTTCTGCTTGTCCGATGATATCGATTATGAAAAAAAAGGCGATAACAAGTTTCTGAAACAGGATGTTGTGGACCTGTTTGAATCGCTGTGTGGCAGGATTGAAGTCCTCTCCCATTTCGATCGGAAGGGCATCGAAACCCTCTTTGCGGAATTCCTGGCTGCGGAACAGGTCCCGCTCAAGAAACTTGCCCAGCCGCTCAGGGTCGCGCTCACAGGCCGGACGGCCAGCCCTGGAATCTTTGAAGTCATGGAAGTGCTGGGAAAGAATAAGGTGATCGAGAGGATCAAAAAGGCCGTTGTCCATATCAAGGCCAAGAAGGAAGGGTGA
- the ileS gene encoding isoleucine--tRNA ligase, with translation MDYKQTLNLPNTPFPMKANLVKREPEILERWERMDLYRIIRESSTGRKRYMLHDGPPYANGNIHMGTAFNKVLKDIIVKSKQMSGFDAPYVPGWDCHGLPIEHRVDGELGPRKLEMSQVEIRRFCRKYAEKFIDIQRNEFKRLGVLGEWDKPYLTMNYPYEATIVREFGKFALNGSLVRSKKPIYWCISCKTALAEAEVEYDEHRSPSIFVKFPMASELDQLDPKLKGKKVSIVIWTTTPWTLPANLAVALHPGFKYAAVETDPNEVLILAEGLVNSCMRTFGINSYEILNQYKASDLEGLEAKHPLYDRRSVIVLAPYVTLEAGTGCVHTAPGHGREDYETGLQYNLEAYSPVDDAGRFTPDVEYFAGMEVFEANRAVNDKLKEVGALLKEEGISHEYPHCWRCKKPVIFRSTEQWFISMEKNNLRKNALDAIRKVSWIPSWGEDRIFKMIANRPDWCVSRQRAWGVPITVLFCQDCGEPLVSQEIIDHVAAMVETSGADIWFMKSEQELVPPGVQCPKCGSDRFRKETDILDVWFDSGVSYAAVMENRSYLDSPADLYLEGSDQHRGWFHSSLLCSVGTRNQAPYKNVLTHGFVVDGAGKAMHKSAGNVISPEALIKKYGAEILRLWVAGEDYRDNIRLSEEILQRLTEAYRRIRNTCRYLLGNLNDFERGKDQVPYQEMEELDRWALSRVQGLSQRVLKAYEDFNFHLVYHNLHNFCVLDLSSFYLDIIKDRLYTSPKTSRARRSAQTAMNEILEVLTRLMAPVLSFTADEIWQYMEDVKDRAQSVHADCFRPVNDAYRDPELERVWEQIIAVRKEVTRILEIARKEKRIGHSLDASVRLGVSEELNDLLASYVSQLKFIFIVSSVVMVDIDQMDGGHESELVPGLKVAVSSATDPKCERCWVHDPSIGEDSQYPTICKRCRNVLEEITP, from the coding sequence ATGGACTACAAGCAAACCCTCAATCTGCCCAACACCCCATTTCCGATGAAGGCGAACCTGGTGAAACGGGAACCGGAAATCCTCGAGAGATGGGAGCGCATGGATCTCTACAGGATCATCCGAGAATCCTCCACCGGTCGAAAACGCTATATGCTGCATGACGGTCCCCCTTATGCCAACGGCAATATCCATATGGGTACCGCCTTTAACAAGGTGTTGAAGGATATCATCGTCAAATCAAAGCAGATGTCCGGGTTTGATGCGCCCTATGTCCCGGGCTGGGACTGCCACGGCCTCCCCATAGAGCACCGGGTGGATGGTGAACTGGGGCCCAGAAAGCTGGAAATGTCACAGGTGGAGATTCGCAGGTTCTGTCGTAAATATGCTGAAAAATTTATCGATATCCAGCGGAATGAGTTCAAACGACTGGGCGTCCTGGGGGAGTGGGACAAGCCCTATCTCACCATGAATTATCCTTATGAGGCCACCATCGTCAGAGAATTCGGCAAATTCGCACTGAACGGGAGCCTGGTGAGGAGCAAAAAACCGATATACTGGTGCATCTCGTGTAAGACGGCCCTGGCCGAGGCGGAGGTGGAATATGACGAACATCGCTCCCCTTCTATCTTTGTCAAATTTCCGATGGCATCCGAACTGGACCAGTTGGACCCGAAGTTGAAGGGAAAAAAGGTTTCCATTGTGATCTGGACCACCACGCCCTGGACACTCCCTGCCAATCTGGCCGTGGCCCTTCACCCGGGTTTTAAGTACGCGGCGGTTGAAACCGACCCTAATGAAGTCCTGATCTTGGCGGAAGGGCTCGTGAATTCCTGCATGCGCACCTTCGGTATAAATTCCTATGAGATCCTCAATCAGTATAAGGCCTCCGATCTGGAAGGCCTTGAGGCGAAACACCCGTTATATGACCGACGGTCTGTGATTGTCCTGGCCCCTTATGTGACATTGGAGGCGGGAACCGGATGTGTTCACACCGCCCCCGGACATGGGCGGGAGGACTATGAGACGGGACTTCAATATAATCTGGAGGCCTATTCCCCTGTGGATGACGCAGGCCGCTTTACCCCGGACGTTGAATACTTTGCCGGAATGGAGGTATTTGAGGCGAATCGGGCGGTCAATGACAAGCTCAAAGAGGTGGGGGCACTCCTCAAGGAGGAGGGCATCTCCCACGAATACCCCCACTGCTGGCGGTGCAAAAAGCCCGTAATTTTCCGCTCCACAGAACAATGGTTTATCTCTATGGAGAAAAACAATCTCAGGAAGAACGCCCTGGATGCCATCAGAAAGGTCTCCTGGATACCGTCATGGGGAGAGGACCGGATTTTTAAAATGATCGCCAACCGGCCGGATTGGTGTGTTTCCCGCCAGAGGGCATGGGGCGTTCCAATCACCGTGCTCTTCTGCCAAGATTGCGGCGAACCCTTGGTCTCGCAGGAGATCATCGATCATGTGGCCGCTATGGTTGAAACATCCGGGGCGGATATCTGGTTTATGAAGTCTGAACAGGAGCTGGTCCCCCCGGGGGTACAATGCCCTAAATGCGGATCGGATCGGTTTAGGAAAGAGACCGATATCCTCGACGTCTGGTTCGACTCGGGCGTCAGTTATGCAGCGGTGATGGAGAACCGGAGCTATCTGGACAGCCCGGCAGACCTCTATCTGGAAGGGAGCGATCAGCATAGGGGGTGGTTTCACAGTTCGCTCCTCTGCTCGGTCGGGACCCGCAACCAGGCCCCGTACAAGAATGTCCTGACGCACGGCTTTGTGGTGGACGGGGCGGGCAAGGCCATGCACAAGTCGGCTGGCAACGTAATTTCGCCCGAGGCGTTGATAAAGAAGTACGGTGCTGAAATCCTGCGACTCTGGGTGGCGGGAGAAGATTACCGGGACAACATCCGTCTATCAGAAGAAATCCTTCAGCGGTTGACAGAGGCCTATCGCCGGATCCGGAATACCTGCCGCTATCTTTTAGGCAATTTGAATGATTTTGAGCGCGGAAAGGACCAGGTCCCTTACCAGGAGATGGAAGAACTGGACCGCTGGGCCCTCAGTCGGGTTCAGGGATTGAGTCAGCGGGTTCTGAAGGCATACGAAGACTTTAATTTTCATCTGGTCTATCACAATCTCCACAACTTCTGCGTACTGGACCTCTCATCCTTTTATTTGGACATCATCAAAGACCGGTTGTATACATCTCCAAAGACATCCCGGGCAAGACGCTCGGCCCAGACTGCCATGAATGAAATTCTGGAGGTTCTGACCCGGCTGATGGCCCCTGTTCTCTCTTTTACCGCCGATGAAATCTGGCAGTATATGGAGGACGTAAAAGATCGGGCCCAAAGTGTCCATGCCGATTGTTTCCGTCCGGTAAACGACGCATACAGAGATCCGGAATTGGAAAGGGTGTGGGAACAGATTATCGCTGTTCGAAAAGAGGTCACCAGGATCCTGGAAATCGCACGAAAAGAAAAGCGGATCGGCCACTCTCTGGATGCATCTGTACGTTTAGGTGTTTCCGAGGAATTAAATGATTTATTAGCAAGTTACGTATCCCAACTAAAGTTTATATTTATTGTTTCATCAGTGGTGATGGTAGATATCGACCAGATGGATGGGGGGCATGAGAGTGAGCTGGTCCCCGGACTGAAGGTGGCGGTGTCTTCCGCAACCGACCCCAAGTGCGAACGGTGCTGGGTCCATGATCCCTCTATCGGGGAGGACAGTCAATATCCCACGATCTGCAAGCGATGCCGGAACGTTTTAGAAGAAATTACACCTTGA
- the plsX gene encoding phosphate acyltransferase PlsX: protein MNVAVDAMGGDHAPGLVVQGALDAVAELGIHIILVGHEKRVAEALNGHPVDSHISFHHCEDVVRMEESPLKALRKKKDASIRVAFELVKSGHADAVISAGNSGATLAAAVMTLGRMKGVDRPAIAGILPTERGPIVLIDVGANVDSRPSHLFQFGVMANAFASSCLGISDPTVGLLSIGEEEGKGNEQVRLARELFVKSDLNFVGNVEGRDILSGKVKIIVCDGFVGNVVLKLTEGTVAAMGQVIERELMGSFLGRAALMLGRNAIYNFIRKLDYEEHGGAPLLGINGVGMICHGGSSAKAIKNAISIAVQYVNNRVLEKMTLQLQTSKSC, encoded by the coding sequence ATGAACGTGGCCGTGGACGCCATGGGGGGTGATCATGCCCCTGGATTGGTGGTTCAGGGTGCATTGGATGCTGTTGCTGAACTCGGCATCCATATCATTCTTGTCGGTCATGAGAAGAGGGTGGCAGAGGCGCTCAATGGTCATCCGGTGGATAGTCATATTTCCTTCCATCACTGCGAAGATGTCGTGCGAATGGAGGAGTCGCCGCTTAAGGCCTTGCGCAAAAAAAAGGACGCCTCAATCCGGGTTGCGTTTGAACTCGTAAAAAGCGGCCATGCGGACGCCGTGATCAGTGCCGGCAATTCAGGGGCAACACTGGCTGCCGCCGTCATGACATTGGGCCGGATGAAAGGGGTAGACCGACCTGCGATCGCGGGCATTCTCCCTACAGAGAGGGGCCCCATCGTGCTGATCGATGTCGGTGCCAATGTAGATAGCAGGCCATCTCACCTTTTTCAATTCGGGGTGATGGCCAACGCCTTCGCCTCTTCTTGTCTCGGAATAAGCGACCCGACGGTGGGGCTTCTGAGCATCGGCGAGGAAGAAGGTAAGGGAAATGAACAGGTCCGCCTGGCGCGGGAGCTGTTTGTCAAGAGTGACCTCAATTTTGTAGGAAACGTGGAGGGACGCGACATTCTTTCAGGCAAGGTCAAGATCATTGTCTGCGACGGGTTTGTCGGAAACGTGGTGCTGAAATTGACCGAGGGGACAGTGGCGGCCATGGGACAGGTCATTGAAAGGGAATTGATGGGGTCTTTCTTAGGCCGGGCCGCCTTGATGCTGGGCCGCAATGCCATCTATAACTTCATTCGGAAACTGGATTATGAGGAGCATGGCGGGGCTCCCCTGCTGGGCATCAACGGTGTCGGGATGATCTGCCATGGAGGGTCTTCGGCCAAAGCAATCAAAAATGCCATCTCCATCGCGGTTCAGTATGTGAACAACCGGGTCCTCGAAAAAATGACGCTTCAATTGCAGACATCCAAATCCTGCTAA
- the rpmF gene encoding 50S ribosomal protein L32: MAVPKKKKSKSKRDTRRAHDAIQLPNTGTCPQCHEPVLPHHVCPECGTYRGKTIIKIKES, encoded by the coding sequence ATGGCTGTACCCAAAAAAAAGAAATCAAAGTCTAAGCGGGATACGAGACGTGCCCACGATGCCATCCAACTGCCTAATACCGGCACTTGCCCACAGTGTCACGAGCCTGTTTTGCCTCATCATGTGTGCCCCGAGTGCGGGACCTACAGGGGTAAAACAATCATAAAAATTAAAGAGAGCTGA